Part of the Sandaracinaceae bacterium genome is shown below.
AACGAAGCCGGCCAACTCGGGGAGGGCCTCGTCGTCGATCGACCGACGCATGAGCGTCTTGAGCTCCGGGTTCGCCGAGTGATGCGCGGTCAGGAAGGCGCGGCGCGCCATGCGGCGAAAACCGCGGTCATCGTACGGCCTGACGTCCGAGCCGTAGTCGACGAGCTTCACGTGGGGGCCCACGACCACGAGGTTGTCGGGATGGATATTCGTGCAGACGACGCCCGCCCGCCGGCAGTCGTGCAAGAGCGTCAGGAGCCCCGACGCGTAGCCTCCGCGGTAGGGCACAGACGGCTCGTAGTCGTAGGTGAGCACGACGCGCGCGCGGTCCGCCCGCACTTCTCGCAACGGATAGAGGCTCGTCGCGCCTTCGAACCGTCCCACGAGCGAGTGCAGGAAGGCGAGGCGCTCCTCGTGGTCACGCCCCTTCCAGTAGTCGATGTACTTGTAGACGGTCCTACCGTCGGTCAGGACGACCGCCTCGGAACCGGTCCCGAGAAGCCTGAGCGCATCGCGGTGTGCGAACGCGCGGCCGAGCCATGCGCGGGCGTTCTCGATGCGCTGCTCGTCGATCCACGTCACGGGTCCGCTGCGCGTCGCGGATCGCCGCGCCGCGAGCTCTCCCTCGAGCTCCGCGAGGTACTCCCGGACGACATCGTCGCTGACCACGTTCACGCGCCGTCGAAACTCCGCCAGGCGCTTCACGTCATACTCCGCGCGAAGCACCGCGAGGAACTCACGCGCAGACGTGACTGCGGCCGCGCACTCGGCGTCGCCAAGCCACCAGTAGCGGTCGGCTCGACTCGGCTCGAAGTAGCCCGAGAGGGCGTGTGCGAGGCCGGCGGCTCGGTGGAAGCTGAGGGCGAAAGCCGCGGTCCGCTCACGAAGGAACTTGCGGAACTTGCGGATCGTGTAGGTCACATCGCGTTCCGCGAAGCGAGAGAGATCCGGCACGCCGCCCGCCCCAGCCGCGCGGTGGACCTCGAGCTTCTCGAGGCACAGCGCCTCGAGCGCCGAGTAGAGCGCGAAACCCTGGATGTCCCGACAGAGCTTGCCGAGGTCGAGACCACCGACGGGCCCGCGGCGGCGATCCTGTCGCACCGCGAAGGGAATCCTGACGACCGTCCGGCCGGCGACGTAGCGGTTGAGCAGACTCCAGACCATGTCCGAGCGGCGCGTGCTCTGCCCTTCGACCTCCGGCACCGCGTTCGGGAAGTCCCGAAGCGCCTCGGGGTCGAAGACGAACGCGTTCCCTCCGCGATGCACCGACGGCTTTGCCATGGCAACCGGGTCGACCGCACCGTCGACCAGGAGCGGCCGGAACACCTGCTCGCCGGCGAGGATGCGCGGAAGCCGGAGCATCGTCGAGATGAAGGCATCCCGCGCCGTCGCCGAGCCGGTCGACGGGGTGATCCAGAACGGCGACTCCAGGTGGTCGGTCTCGCGCCGCGACAGGTCGTAGTAGTAGTCCTCGCACCGCGCGCGCAGCGCCATGTTCTCGGCGCTTCGGTCGGGGAGCTCGTGGCTGGGCTCGAGGGCCGCGAGCCATTCGAGGTTGTGGTACGCGTCCACGAGCTGGGTGCGGACGCACGACGCGAACGGCAGGGGCGGCGCGTCGGTGACGGTGCCGATCGCGACGTCGACGCGCTGCTCGCGCAGCCGGTCGAGCACGTCGACGACCGCGAGCGGTTCGCTCGCAACGCCACGGCCAGCCCGCCACGCGAGGGTCTCGAGCTGCATGTCTTCGTCGAGGATCCACACGACGGCCCCCGGCCGCCGCTTCGCGAGGTCGTGGAGATACGCCTGAAGCATCGTCCGAGCGGTGGCGATGCTCGCGCGCCCGAGGCCGCGGTCGAAAGGCCGACCGAAGTGACCGGCCGCGGCGTCGAACGTCTGCTGCTCGAGCGGCAAGAAGAAGCAGCCGATCCCCGCGCGTCGCGCGTCTGCAACGACGTCCTCCAGACCGGACGCGGGCGGGCGCGGCCCGTTCTCGAGGAGGACGAGGTCGAGGTTCGCGAGGCGGCGGTCGGTCGTGAGCCCGGCGAGCTCCTTCGCCAGGGACGCGACCTGCGCCGCGTTCGCCGCCGACGCGATGACACCGACGACCAGGGCAACCCGCGCTGCCGGATCGGGGGCCACCCACTGTGGGGGCTCGGCCAACGTCGAGCGCTCCAGACCTGGCTCGGACCAACCGAAGAGCCGTTCGGCGCGGTCGGCGAACGCTCGACGCTCGGCCTCGGTCATCCGGCCCATGTACTTGCGCCAGAACGCCGTGAGCCCAGCGAGCTTCGCGGCGGATCCCTTGGACGACAGGCGAGCGCGCCCGGGCTCGGCGTGGTGGTGGACCAAGGCGCGCGCCAGTCGCGCGTAGCGCGTATCCGCAAGATCTGCGATGCGGATGCAGACGTCGCGATCCGTCGTGCTCGGGAGCGACTCATCGAAGGTCCCGGCCGCGAGCAGGGTCGAGAGCCGTACGAACAGGTTCGAGCCCTGGATATGCGGATTCCCGACGAGGAAGCTGCGCGTGTCGAGCTCCTCGGGCGCGCGGCACGTCACCGCGCTTCCAGCGGACTCGTGCCGCACGATGTCGGCGGCGATCATATCGAGCCCACCCGCACTCGCAGCCCCGAGGCACTCCTCCAGGTAAGTCGAATCCCAAGCATCGTCGTCATCGAGGATCGCGACGAAGAGCGTGCTGGGGTCCTCGACCTCACGCGTCAGCCAGTCGAGCCCGACGTTCCAGCCACCGCTCGCGCCCCGCGTCCGGTCGTTCTCGAGGTACTTGATGCGGGTGCGCGGGAGCGCCGCGTGCGAGACGATGCGCCGGTTGTCGTCGCGATGGCGGCGATCAGAGTCGTCGACGACGACCAGGAAGTCTGGCGCCCAGGTCTGTGTCGCGACGGCCCGAAGCGACCGGTTCGCGAGCTCGCTCGCGCGATTCCGCGTCGCGACGAGGACCGCGACCGAGGGCAGCGACTCCCGGTCGGCCTGTTCGGACACCGTCTCCGATGCTCCTGCTGTGGGCCGCAGGGGGCCGTGCGCCGTCACGGATGAGGCTGCCACTCGTACGCGGCCGTGCTCCAGGAGGCGCGGACTCCGCTCACCTCGTCCACCGTCTCCATGCCGGCGCCCTCGTTCATGTGGAAGCGGAGGACGTCGTTCGGGTGGGTGTACTCGACGGCGGGCGTGAAGGCTCCGCCGCGGACGGCGGCGTTCATGAGGTGGACCTCGTCCACGGCCCCGATGAAGTGATCCCCCGCGACGTAGAAGGGGGTCCCTGCGACGGGGGGCACGTAGGTCGCGGCGCCCTGGTCGACGAGCATGCCGTCGACATAGAAGCGCAGGGTCGAGCCGTCGTACCCACACGAGTAGTGGTGCCAGGCGCCCGAGGTCAGGACGGACATGGGCGCGCCGAAGCGCTGGAAGCCACTGCCGGTCCCAACCGTGCACTGGATGTTGCCGCGATACAGCTCGATGAACATGCACCTGTGCCCGGCCGAGCACGCGTTCGCGAGCTTCTGGGCGGGGTCGGAGTACGTGACGCTGTCGATCCTCGCCCACAGCTCGAGCGTGAAGGTGGGGGAGTAGGTGATCGGGTCCACCGAGCGGAGGTTGTCCCCGCTCACCGCGGTGCGTCGGATGGCGAAGTCCGAAGGGACGCAAGCTCCGGCGTCGCACCGCTCCTCCGATGCGCACGGCACGTCCACGTAGCCGAGCCCGCCGGGCTCGCACGTCCGGGTGGTGCTGGCGTCGAGGCAGGTCGCGCTGCCCGGGCTGCACAGCCAGGGGACGCACGCGCCCGCCCTGCACGTCGACATGCTCGCGCAAGGGCTGAGCGTGGAGCCGAGCCCGTCCGCGTTGCAGACCCGGCGGGTCATCGCGTCGCTGCAGTCCACCGCGCCCGGCACGCAGGTTCGGGGGACACAGCTCGCGCTCGAGCACGACTCATCGGAGGCGCAGGCGCCGACGACCCAGCCGAGGCCATCGGGCTGGCAGGTGAGCGTGGAGTCGATGCCCCCGCACGCCGTGGATCCAGGCGCGCACGTCTGGGGGACGCAGGCTCCAGCGAGACACGTCTCCATCGCGCCGCACGTGGCCGACGACCACCCGAGACCGTCGGCGTCGCACACACGCCGCTCGGCCGCGGAGGTGCACTCGACCGCGCCGGGGGTGCAGACATGCGGGGTGCAGTCGCCTCCCGCGCACGACTCGCCCGCGCCGCACGGCGTGCTCGTCCAGCCGAGGCCGTCGGCGTCGCAGGCGAGCCGCGTGTCCGTGCCGCCGCAGGACGTCGCCCCGGGCGTGCAGCGATGAGGCACGCACGCGCCGCTCAGACACGTCTCCGTCGCGCCGCAGGCGGTGCTGCTCCAGCCGAGCCCGTCGGCCTGGCAGAGGCGCCGCGTCGCGGCGTCCACGCACTCCGCGGTGCCCGGGGCACAGGCGTGCGCGACGCACGCGCCCCCGCTGCACGACTCTCCCGCGGCGCAGGCTTCGGTGCCCCACCCCAGTCCGTCGTCGCCGCAGACGATCCGGGTGCCCGCTCCACCGCACATCGCCTCGCCGGGCGTGCAGGCGTGAGGAACGCAAGCCCCAGCGACGCAGGTCTCGCTCGCCTCGCAAGCCGCGCTCGTCCACTCCAGGCCATCGGGGGCGCACGCGCGACGCGTGCCGGCGTCGACGCACTCGACCGCT
Proteins encoded:
- a CDS encoding glycosyltransferase, with the translated sequence MSEQADRESLPSVAVLVATRNRASELANRSLRAVATQTWAPDFLVVVDDSDRRHRDDNRRIVSHAALPRTRIKYLENDRTRGASGGWNVGLDWLTREVEDPSTLFVAILDDDDAWDSTYLEECLGAASAGGLDMIAADIVRHESAGSAVTCRAPEELDTRSFLVGNPHIQGSNLFVRLSTLLAAGTFDESLPSTTDRDVCIRIADLADTRYARLARALVHHHAEPGRARLSSKGSAAKLAGLTAFWRKYMGRMTEAERRAFADRAERLFGWSEPGLERSTLAEPPQWVAPDPAARVALVVGVIASAANAAQVASLAKELAGLTTDRRLANLDLVLLENGPRPPASGLEDVVADARRAGIGCFFLPLEQQTFDAAAGHFGRPFDRGLGRASIATARTMLQAYLHDLAKRRPGAVVWILDEDMQLETLAWRAGRGVASEPLAVVDVLDRLREQRVDVAIGTVTDAPPLPFASCVRTQLVDAYHNLEWLAALEPSHELPDRSAENMALRARCEDYYYDLSRRETDHLESPFWITPSTGSATARDAFISTMLRLPRILAGEQVFRPLLVDGAVDPVAMAKPSVHRGGNAFVFDPEALRDFPNAVPEVEGQSTRRSDMVWSLLNRYVAGRTVVRIPFAVRQDRRRGPVGGLDLGKLCRDIQGFALYSALEALCLEKLEVHRAAGAGGVPDLSRFAERDVTYTIRKFRKFLRERTAAFALSFHRAAGLAHALSGYFEPSRADRYWWLGDAECAAAVTSAREFLAVLRAEYDVKRLAEFRRRVNVVSDDVVREYLAELEGELAARRSATRSGPVTWIDEQRIENARAWLGRAFAHRDALRLLGTGSEAVVLTDGRTVYKYIDYWKGRDHEERLAFLHSLVGRFEGATSLYPLREVRADRARVVLTYDYEPSVPYRGGYASGLLTLLHDCRRAGVVCTNIHPDNLVVVGPHVKLVDYGSDVRPYDDRGFRRMARRAFLTAHHSANPELKTLMRRSIDDEALPELAGFVQFWSAFHPPSKETLVDDRLVQAVREIRPARLLDYGCGRGRLAARLAQEGIAVTAYDPDASLAEHWRDATGPGFLTRGEVEVLRSREQSAFDAVVCCLVLCTLGDEDARSVLDDVRALLHRGGSAILVVCNPRHVGCHTALQHRVLPSAWEPEESFAYTKLVRSSGRLRHEVHRPMRHYEEMFRAAALRVESIDETPGVNVDTMEPASDFMIFRCRAEGP
- a CDS encoding LamG domain-containing protein yields the protein MEHDKWRWMVLGVALGVASIGCDGDVPGPEDASAGDAASVCTPGAVMCEGLSVRQVCRGDGTGYDLSSCAPEESCRDGACVEWICAPGEAACDDDDTRSRCRADGLGFETTDCATGESCVAGACIPRSCEPGDAACTSADQRAVCLDDGTGWSVESCASEESCRAGSCEARVCDPGAVECVDAGTRRACAPDGLEWTSAACEASETCVAGACVPHACTPGEAMCGGAGTRIVCGDDGLGWGTEACAAGESCSGGACVAHACAPGTAECVDAATRRLCQADGLGWSSTACGATETCLSGACVPHRCTPGATSCGGTDTRLACDADGLGWTSTPCGAGESCAGGDCTPHVCTPGAVECTSAAERRVCDADGLGWSSATCGAMETCLAGACVPQTCAPGSTACGGIDSTLTCQPDGLGWVVGACASDESCSSASCVPRTCVPGAVDCSDAMTRRVCNADGLGSTLSPCASMSTCRAGACVPWLCSPGSATCLDASTTRTCEPGGLGYVDVPCASEERCDAGACVPSDFAIRRTAVSGDNLRSVDPITYSPTFTLELWARIDSVTYSDPAQKLANACSAGHRCMFIELYRGNIQCTVGTGSGFQRFGAPMSVLTSGAWHHYSCGYDGSTLRFYVDGMLVDQGAATYVPPVAGTPFYVAGDHFIGAVDEVHLMNAAVRGGAFTPAVEYTHPNDVLRFHMNEGAGMETVDEVSGVRASWSTAAYEWQPHP